The Macrobrachium nipponense isolate FS-2020 chromosome 27, ASM1510439v2, whole genome shotgun sequence genome includes a region encoding these proteins:
- the LOC135200832 gene encoding uncharacterized protein LOC135200832 isoform X1, translating to MVIKMRGLFVLALVVGVSKSYGPPPSSSSGNGCGGGGGGCGGVQPLPAQTVSSCGGRGCGSGGGSSPGGSGDYWWAGNDSPFSGPPATHVVVSSSSGGGSGGSRPAASSHQRPQPQQGYIQPSPGPGQAPFPQQPLDTQNLVQPPMGICPASFVCVHWQLCRDGYVISDGTGNINKLIKTIPANIASRYESCGGDMICCGIPAGTILSSIPGISPQRPSVVSSSQPLAPAPQPALSFPAPQPAKPAPAPAPQLTISAPSPQPGRPAPAPQPLRPAPGPQLTISAPAPQPARPAPGPQLTISAPAPFPGRPAPAPQPARPALTPQTPSVGYGRPSAPQNPLIPQRPSQPNPQPTFVNPANPVPQPPVQPQSPISNPIGLVSPPSPQPNPMMGGMMMGMMGMPMRGGSCSAGTYCVQPNQCNPYTGFIIRDPSQLMAVWPDSPTVPLLPCFVPDGSIQNGVCCQEAHPNAGGFD from the exons ATGGTGATAAAG ATGCGAGGTCTCTTTGTGCTGGCGTTAGTCGTAGGAGTAAGCAAATCCTATGGCCCTCCCCCTTCAAGTAGCTCCGGTAATGgatgcgggggtgggggtggtggatgCGGCGGTGTTCAGCCCCTTCCTGCCCAAACAGTTTCTTCTTGTGGCGGGCGAGGCTGTGGAAGCGGAGGCGGAAGCAGCCCTGGAGGATCGGGAGACTACTGGTGGGCTGGGAACGATTCTCCATTTTCAGGACCTCCTGCTACGCACGTAgtcgtcagcagcagcagcggcggcggttCAGGAGGGTCAAGACCAGCAGCCTCCTCGCACCAGAGACCTCAGCCCCAGCAAGGGTACATTCAGCCTAGCCCAGGTCCCGGACAGGCGCCCTTCCCTCAACAGCCCCTAGATACGCAGAATCTGGTTCAGCCTCCGATGGGGATTTGTCCAGCTTCCTTTGTCTGTGTTCACTGGCAGCTCTGTCGTGATGGATACGTCATATCTGATGGCACTGGGAATATTAACAAGCTCATTAAGACCATACCTGCAAAT ATTGCATCCAGGTATGAGAGTTGCGGAGGTGACATGATTTGCTGTGGCATTCCTGCAGGAACTATTCTCTCAAGTATTCCTGGAATTTCGCCCCAGAGACCATCCGTGGTTTCGTCTTCTCAGCCCTTAGCACCAGCGCCCCAGCCTGCATTATCCTTCCCTGCACCCCAGCCTGCAAAACCTGCACCTGCACCTGCACCGCAACTTACAATCTCTGCTCCTTCACCCCAACCTGGTAGACCCGCTCCTGCGCCCCAGCCATTAAGACCTGCACCAGGACCACAACTTACAATATCTGCTCCTGCACCTCAACCTGCTAGACCTGCACCTGGACCACAACTGACAATATCTGCTCCTGCACCCTTCCCTGGTAGACCTGCTCCTGCACCTCAGCCTGCAAGACCAGCACTAACTCCACAGACTCCTTCTGTTGGCTATGGAAGACCCTCTGCTCCTCAGAACCCACTCATACCCCAGAGACCTAGCCAGCCAAACCCCCAGCCCACTTTTGTAAACCCTGCCAACCCTGTCCCACAGCCTCCAGTGCAACCTCAGTCGCCCATCAGTAACCCCATCGGCTTGGTGTCTCCACCCAGCCCTCAACCAAATCCCATGATGGGTGGGATGATGATGGGAATGATGGGCATGCCTATGAGAGGAGGATCCTGCAGTGCTGGCACTTACTGCGTCCAGCCGAACCAGTGCAATCCCTACACAGGATTCATCATCAGAGATCCTTCTCAGCTGATGGCAGTATGGCCTGACTCCCCAACGGTTCCACTTCTC CCATGTTTTGTACCAGACGGCAGCATCCAGAACGGTGTGTGTTGCCAAGAAGCACATCCAAATGCTGGAGGATTCGACTAA
- the LOC135200832 gene encoding uncharacterized protein LOC135200832 isoform X2, with protein sequence MRGLFVLALVVGVSKSYGPPPSSSSGNGCGGGGGGCGGVQPLPAQTVSSCGGRGCGSGGGSSPGGSGDYWWAGNDSPFSGPPATHVVVSSSSGGGSGGSRPAASSHQRPQPQQGYIQPSPGPGQAPFPQQPLDTQNLVQPPMGICPASFVCVHWQLCRDGYVISDGTGNINKLIKTIPANIASRYESCGGDMICCGIPAGTILSSIPGISPQRPSVVSSSQPLAPAPQPALSFPAPQPAKPAPAPAPQLTISAPSPQPGRPAPAPQPLRPAPGPQLTISAPAPQPARPAPGPQLTISAPAPFPGRPAPAPQPARPALTPQTPSVGYGRPSAPQNPLIPQRPSQPNPQPTFVNPANPVPQPPVQPQSPISNPIGLVSPPSPQPNPMMGGMMMGMMGMPMRGGSCSAGTYCVQPNQCNPYTGFIIRDPSQLMAVWPDSPTVPLLPCFVPDGSIQNGVCCQEAHPNAGGFD encoded by the exons ATGCGAGGTCTCTTTGTGCTGGCGTTAGTCGTAGGAGTAAGCAAATCCTATGGCCCTCCCCCTTCAAGTAGCTCCGGTAATGgatgcgggggtgggggtggtggatgCGGCGGTGTTCAGCCCCTTCCTGCCCAAACAGTTTCTTCTTGTGGCGGGCGAGGCTGTGGAAGCGGAGGCGGAAGCAGCCCTGGAGGATCGGGAGACTACTGGTGGGCTGGGAACGATTCTCCATTTTCAGGACCTCCTGCTACGCACGTAgtcgtcagcagcagcagcggcggcggttCAGGAGGGTCAAGACCAGCAGCCTCCTCGCACCAGAGACCTCAGCCCCAGCAAGGGTACATTCAGCCTAGCCCAGGTCCCGGACAGGCGCCCTTCCCTCAACAGCCCCTAGATACGCAGAATCTGGTTCAGCCTCCGATGGGGATTTGTCCAGCTTCCTTTGTCTGTGTTCACTGGCAGCTCTGTCGTGATGGATACGTCATATCTGATGGCACTGGGAATATTAACAAGCTCATTAAGACCATACCTGCAAAT ATTGCATCCAGGTATGAGAGTTGCGGAGGTGACATGATTTGCTGTGGCATTCCTGCAGGAACTATTCTCTCAAGTATTCCTGGAATTTCGCCCCAGAGACCATCCGTGGTTTCGTCTTCTCAGCCCTTAGCACCAGCGCCCCAGCCTGCATTATCCTTCCCTGCACCCCAGCCTGCAAAACCTGCACCTGCACCTGCACCGCAACTTACAATCTCTGCTCCTTCACCCCAACCTGGTAGACCCGCTCCTGCGCCCCAGCCATTAAGACCTGCACCAGGACCACAACTTACAATATCTGCTCCTGCACCTCAACCTGCTAGACCTGCACCTGGACCACAACTGACAATATCTGCTCCTGCACCCTTCCCTGGTAGACCTGCTCCTGCACCTCAGCCTGCAAGACCAGCACTAACTCCACAGACTCCTTCTGTTGGCTATGGAAGACCCTCTGCTCCTCAGAACCCACTCATACCCCAGAGACCTAGCCAGCCAAACCCCCAGCCCACTTTTGTAAACCCTGCCAACCCTGTCCCACAGCCTCCAGTGCAACCTCAGTCGCCCATCAGTAACCCCATCGGCTTGGTGTCTCCACCCAGCCCTCAACCAAATCCCATGATGGGTGGGATGATGATGGGAATGATGGGCATGCCTATGAGAGGAGGATCCTGCAGTGCTGGCACTTACTGCGTCCAGCCGAACCAGTGCAATCCCTACACAGGATTCATCATCAGAGATCCTTCTCAGCTGATGGCAGTATGGCCTGACTCCCCAACGGTTCCACTTCTC CCATGTTTTGTACCAGACGGCAGCATCCAGAACGGTGTGTGTTGCCAAGAAGCACATCCAAATGCTGGAGGATTCGACTAA